A DNA window from Paraclostridium bifermentans contains the following coding sequences:
- a CDS encoding ABC transporter ATP-binding protein: MIKLIKHLRNSVGSVVLIVGLLTIQAICDLSLPDYTSNIVNIGIQQNGIENAVPEVIRESELNNLTIFMSDKDKSEVMKHYDLLDKGEFKDIKINEKVYKLNTNDKEVIDKLNPIMSKSIMIVSGIEKNKTQIVKQMTPPGVPVNPNMDIMATFKSMPKDSLKQIESKFDEKVDKMPESMVTQGAIGYVKGEYKAMGINVDKLQTNYIFKTGAIMLGVALISMLATVAVGYLGARVAAKLGRNLRKDVFHKVISFSNKEMDEFSTASLITRSTNDIQQVQMLMVMLLRIVFYAPILALGGVIKVLGTDTSMAWIIGVAVLAIISVVLVLFALVMPKFKSVQKLVDKVNLVTREMLTGMLVIRAFGTEKHEEKRFDNANTDLMKTNLFVNRTMSMMMPTMTLIMNLITILIVWNGAHRVDSGNMQVGDMMAFIQYTMQIIMAFLMISMVSMILPRAIVSMDRIDEVISKDVNIKDKKNTKEFDENKKGIVEFKNVSFRYPNAEEDVLRNITFTAKPGQTTAFIGSTGSGKSTLINLIPRFYDVTEGEILVDGIDVKDASQHNLRDRIGYVPQKGVLFSGDIDSNLRYGNQSATDEEVRKAAEIAQALEFIETKPDKFESEISQGGTNVSGGQKQRLSIARAIAKNPEIYIFDDSFSALDLKTDAALRKSLKEETGDSTVLIVAQRISTILNADQIIVLDQGSIVGIGKHEELLKNCEVYKEIAQSQLSKEELDNE; the protein is encoded by the coding sequence ATGATTAAGTTAATTAAACATTTAAGAAACTCAGTCGGTTCTGTAGTACTTATAGTTGGACTGTTAACGATTCAAGCTATATGTGATTTATCATTACCTGATTACACATCTAATATAGTAAATATTGGTATCCAACAAAATGGTATTGAAAATGCAGTTCCAGAAGTTATAAGAGAGAGCGAACTAAATAATCTTACTATCTTTATGAGTGACAAAGACAAAAGTGAAGTAATGAAACATTATGACTTACTTGATAAGGGTGAGTTTAAAGATATTAAGATTAATGAAAAAGTATATAAGCTTAATACAAATGATAAAGAAGTAATAGATAAGTTAAACCCTATAATGTCAAAATCTATTATGATAGTATCTGGTATAGAAAAAAACAAGACTCAAATTGTAAAACAAATGACACCACCGGGAGTTCCTGTTAATCCTAATATGGATATAATGGCTACTTTTAAGTCTATGCCTAAAGATTCTTTAAAGCAAATAGAATCTAAGTTTGATGAAAAAGTTGATAAAATGCCAGAAAGTATGGTAACTCAAGGTGCTATAGGATATGTAAAAGGTGAATACAAAGCAATGGGAATAAATGTAGATAAACTTCAAACTAACTACATATTCAAAACTGGTGCGATAATGTTAGGAGTAGCCTTAATAAGTATGCTAGCTACAGTTGCAGTTGGATACTTAGGTGCTAGAGTTGCAGCAAAGCTTGGTAGAAACTTAAGAAAAGATGTATTCCATAAAGTAATTTCATTCTCTAATAAAGAAATGGATGAATTCTCGACTGCATCTTTAATAACTCGTAGTACAAATGATATACAACAAGTACAAATGCTAATGGTAATGTTACTTAGAATTGTATTTTATGCACCTATACTTGCTTTAGGTGGAGTTATAAAAGTATTAGGAACTGATACTTCTATGGCTTGGATAATAGGTGTTGCAGTTCTTGCAATAATATCTGTAGTATTAGTTTTATTTGCATTAGTTATGCCTAAGTTTAAATCTGTTCAAAAGCTTGTTGATAAGGTAAACTTAGTAACTCGTGAAATGCTTACAGGAATGTTAGTAATAAGAGCATTTGGTACTGAAAAGCATGAAGAAAAAAGATTTGATAATGCAAACACTGATTTAATGAAAACTAATTTATTTGTCAATAGAACTATGTCTATGATGATGCCAACTATGACTCTAATAATGAACTTAATTACTATATTAATAGTATGGAATGGTGCTCATCGTGTTGATTCAGGAAATATGCAAGTTGGAGATATGATGGCATTTATACAATATACTATGCAAATCATAATGGCATTCTTAATGATATCAATGGTATCTATGATATTACCACGTGCTATAGTTTCTATGGATCGTATAGATGAAGTTATAAGCAAAGATGTAAATATAAAAGATAAGAAAAATACTAAAGAATTTGATGAAAATAAAAAAGGTATAGTTGAATTTAAGAATGTAAGTTTCAGATATCCTAATGCAGAAGAAGATGTTTTAAGAAATATAACATTTACTGCAAAACCAGGGCAAACTACGGCGTTTATAGGAAGTACAGGATCAGGAAAATCAACTCTTATAAACTTAATACCTCGTTTCTATGATGTAACAGAAGGTGAAATATTAGTAGATGGTATAGATGTAAAAGATGCTAGTCAACATAATTTAAGAGATAGAATTGGATATGTACCTCAAAAAGGAGTTTTATTCTCAGGCGACATAGACTCTAACTTAAGATATGGTAACCAAAGTGCTACGGATGAAGAAGTTAGAAAAGCAGCGGAGATAGCACAAGCTTTAGAGTTTATAGAAACTAAACCTGATAAGTTTGAAAGTGAAATTTCACAAGGTGGTACAAATGTTTCAGGAGGTCAGAAACAAAGACTTTCAATAGCTAGAGCAATAGCTAAAAATCCAGAAATATATATTTTTGATGATAGTTTCTCTGCTCTAGACTTAAAAACAGATGCAGCACTTAGAAAATCACTAAAAGAAGAAACTGGAGATTCTACAGTACTTATAGTGGCTCAAAGAATAAGTACGATATTAAATGCTGACCAAATAATAGTACTTGACCAAGGTAGTATTGTAGGAATTGGAAAACATGAAGAACTTCTTAAAAATTGTGAAGTGTACAAAGAAATTGCCCAATCACAACTTTCAAAGGAGGAACTTGACAATGAGTAA
- a CDS encoding ligand-binding sensor domain-containing protein, translating to MKKNKLIKKFTIFVLIMIFFGVNLDLAYAYNDMSFKNITIEDGLSQSSVNTLYQDKTGYMWIGTNDGLNRYNGYDFKVYSYNDKYKNSISNNFIIDVTEDGSGNIWVGTANGLSKINLKNGNISNYLDGNDNGNLSHYNIRNVLVTKDNSIIVATSNGLNLYDKENDKFERVLSNKNQLTNQVINSLTEDEKGNIWIGTDSGIDKYDKNLKNRVKFYENNGKNSVSESSINKLYYENENIWIGTSNSGLIKINLKNDEVTRYKNNSDNKNSLPGNRVNDIMKDSRGNLWICTNQGLAKYNYKVNNFTTYTNKIYDKTSLIDNDAISIIEDKSGLIWVGTYAGISMFDPDNEIQHYKTNPSDENSINNNLIQGIYEDNEDLLWVGTNSKGINIIDREKSIVRRIDKEHNEFTLSDYSINDITGKENYIYIATDNGLNVLNKKTKKVEKYFKEDNIANNNIKELFLDKRGYLWIGTIDGISVLNTNDNTIKDYTYVLKKINKNDTYVSSIYEDENGYIYIGLFLQGGLIRLNLDTHEHEVYKVDNSKGGNISSNSIKDIKEDLHGNIWIGTRYGLNKFNPKDKTFKVYTTKEGLPNNTVYGILFDKKNNPWVSTNLGIAKLDIKSDKFQTLGVADGLQSNEFNSNASYENKKGEFFFGGINGLNVFYPEDIKKSNFVGNVEFDEFNINGKNYKDISGKKFASYENNISISFFLTSYKDVKKTQYYYKLEHKNNPLNLYSRKNSEWNITYDNTIVFSDLDPGNYKLKVVARNDNGNFSEQSSINFIIRKPCWISNIALAIYAVIIIIVIYMSINRMKKLDRLVEKRTYQLKNEMEKNNNLLNKVIILEKNKNNYFVNLSHELRTPLNVINSTRQLISELNKKQQGISKEKISHYMDVIDKNSKRLLNLINNIIDSTKLQNGQYIVQLQNNDIVYIVEETVLGLRDFIENKGIEFIIDPEIEEKIIECDKYEIERCIVNLIGNAVKFTPRGGKIEIKIKDLNDKVMISVKDSGIGIEKKFHESIFNRFNQVVDANSEVKGGSGLGLTITKQIIDLHSGTIYVKSEVGKGSEFVIILPEKVK from the coding sequence ATGAAAAAAAATAAATTGATAAAAAAATTTACTATATTTGTTCTAATAATGATATTTTTTGGTGTTAATCTAGATTTAGCATATGCATACAATGATATGAGCTTTAAAAATATAACCATTGAGGATGGACTGTCTCAATCTTCTGTAAACACTTTATATCAAGATAAAACTGGATACATGTGGATAGGAACTAATGATGGACTCAATAGATATAATGGATATGATTTTAAAGTATACTCATATAATGACAAATACAAAAACAGCATAAGCAATAACTTTATTATAGATGTTACAGAAGATGGAAGTGGAAATATATGGGTAGGAACAGCTAATGGATTAAGTAAAATAAATTTAAAAAATGGAAATATAAGTAATTATTTAGATGGAAATGATAATGGTAATTTATCACATTATAATATCCGAAATGTTTTAGTAACTAAAGATAATAGCATTATAGTTGCAACATCAAATGGATTAAATTTATATGATAAAGAAAATGATAAATTTGAAAGAGTGCTAAGTAATAAAAATCAGTTAACGAATCAAGTTATAAATTCATTAACTGAGGATGAAAAAGGGAATATATGGATAGGAACAGATAGTGGCATAGATAAATATGATAAAAATCTGAAAAATAGAGTTAAGTTTTATGAAAATAACGGTAAAAATTCTGTAAGCGAAAGTAGTATAAATAAACTTTATTATGAAAATGAAAATATATGGATAGGGACAAGTAATTCAGGATTAATTAAAATCAATCTAAAAAATGATGAAGTTACTAGATATAAAAATAATTCAGATAATAAAAATTCATTACCAGGAAATCGTGTAAATGACATTATGAAGGACAGTAGAGGTAATCTATGGATTTGCACGAACCAAGGCCTAGCTAAATACAATTATAAAGTTAATAATTTTACCACATATACAAATAAAATATATGATAAAACTAGTCTTATAGATAATGATGCAATTAGTATAATTGAAGATAAAAGCGGATTAATATGGGTAGGAACATATGCAGGGATAAGTATGTTTGATCCAGATAATGAAATCCAGCACTATAAAACTAATCCATCCGATGAAAATTCTATAAATAACAATTTGATACAAGGTATATATGAAGATAATGAAGATCTTTTATGGGTAGGAACAAACTCAAAGGGAATTAATATAATAGATAGAGAAAAAAGTATAGTTAGAAGAATAGATAAAGAACACAATGAGTTTACTTTAAGTGACTACTCTATAAATGATATAACTGGAAAAGAAAATTATATATATATAGCAACTGACAATGGTTTAAATGTATTAAATAAAAAAACAAAAAAAGTTGAAAAATATTTTAAAGAAGATAATATTGCAAACAATAATATTAAAGAATTATTTTTAGATAAACGTGGGTATTTATGGATAGGAACCATTGATGGGATCAGCGTATTGAATACGAATGATAATACCATTAAAGATTATACTTACGTACTGAAAAAAATTAATAAAAATGATACATATGTATCTTCCATATATGAAGATGAAAATGGGTACATTTATATAGGACTTTTTTTACAAGGAGGACTTATAAGATTAAATTTAGATACACATGAACATGAAGTTTATAAAGTAGATAATAGTAAAGGTGGCAATATAAGTAGTAATAGTATAAAAGATATAAAAGAAGATTTGCATGGTAATATATGGATAGGAACTAGATATGGGTTAAATAAATTCAATCCTAAAGATAAAACTTTTAAAGTTTACACAACTAAAGAGGGGTTACCCAATAATACTGTGTATGGAATTTTGTTTGATAAAAAAAATAATCCGTGGGTTAGCACTAACTTAGGAATAGCTAAATTAGATATAAAAAGTGACAAATTCCAGACATTAGGAGTTGCTGATGGATTGCAAAGTAATGAGTTTAACAGCAATGCATCTTATGAAAATAAAAAGGGAGAGTTTTTCTTTGGTGGAATAAATGGATTAAATGTCTTTTATCCTGAAGATATAAAAAAATCAAACTTTGTTGGGAATGTTGAATTTGATGAATTTAATATAAATGGGAAAAATTACAAAGATATAAGTGGGAAAAAATTTGCTAGTTATGAGAATAATATAAGTATAAGCTTTTTTTTAACTTCGTATAAAGATGTAAAAAAGACTCAATATTATTACAAACTAGAACATAAAAATAATCCATTAAACCTATATTCTAGAAAAAATAGTGAGTGGAATATAACTTATGATAACACTATTGTATTTAGCGATTTAGACCCTGGAAATTATAAATTAAAAGTAGTTGCTAGGAATGACAATGGAAATTTTAGTGAACAAAGTAGTATTAACTTTATAATAAGAAAACCTTGTTGGATAAGTAATATAGCTTTAGCTATATATGCGGTAATAATAATAATAGTAATTTATATGAGTATAAATAGAATGAAAAAATTAGATAGACTTGTAGAAAAAAGAACTTATCAACTAAAAAATGAAATGGAAAAAAATAATAATCTTTTGAATAAAGTTATTATATTAGAAAAAAATAAAAATAATTATTTTGTAAATTTATCTCATGAATTAAGAACTCCTTTAAATGTAATAAATAGTACAAGGCAACTTATAAGTGAGCTTAATAAAAAGCAACAAGGAATAAGTAAGGAAAAAATAAGTCATTACATGGATGTTATAGATAAAAATTCAAAACGACTTTTAAATCTTATTAACAATATAATAGATAGCACTAAATTACAAAATGGGCAGTATATAGTTCAATTACAAAACAATGATATAGTTTATATTGTTGAAGAAACAGTTTTAGGACTAAGAGATTTCATAGAAAATAAAGGTATTGAGTTTATAATAGACCCTGAAATTGAAGAGAAAATAATAGAATGTGATAAGTATGAAATTGAAAGATGTATAGTTAATTTAATTGGAAATGCAGTTAAATTTACACCAAGAGGTGGAAAGATAGAAATAAAAATAAAAGATTTAAACGATAAAGTAATGATAAGTGTAAAGGATAGTGGAATTGGCATTGAAAAAAAATTCCATGAATCGATATTTAATAGATTTAACCAAGTTGTGGATGCTAATTCAGAGGTCAAAGGAGGAAGTGGTTTAGGATTAACAATTACTAAACAAATTATAGATCTACATAGTGGGACTATATATGTTAAAAGTGAAGTTGGAAAGGGTAGCGAATTTGTTATAATTTTACCTGAAAAAGTTAAATAA
- a CDS encoding ABC transporter ATP-binding protein, giving the protein MSNKKQSTPKMGGPMGGMRGTEKAKDFKGTMKNLFNYLKPYRISIFIVVIFAIGSSAFSIVGPKVLGKATTEIFEGLIRKVSNQGNAGIDFTYISKVLLILLGLYVISALFSFVQSFIVSGISQKVSYKLRKEISEKINRMPLKYFDKRTHGEVLSRVTNDIDTLSQNLNQIMTQIITAVTTVIGVLIMMLSISWQMTIASLLILPISMIIIGFIVKNSQSHFKSQQKYLGHVNGQVEETYGGHNIVKAFNREDAAIAEFNELNDKLYESAWKSQFLSGMMMPMMTFIGNLGYVLVSILGGYFTIKKTIQVGDILSFIQYVRSFNQPIAQTAQVANIMQSMAAAAERAFEFLEEEEEIQVSDHPVSVENIKGDVSFDHVNFGYSEDKIIINDFTTNIKAGQKVAIVGPTGAGKTTVVKLLMRFYDVNKGAILIDGKNINDFNRADLRSLFGMVLQDTWLFNGSIMENIRYSKLNATDEEVIAASKAAHVHHFVKTLPAGYSMELNEEASNVSQGQKQLLTIARAILADPKILILDEATSSVDTRTEVLIQKAMENLMEGRTSFIIAHRLSTIKDADLILVMKDGDIIEQGSHEELLKDDGFYASLYNSQFEDCE; this is encoded by the coding sequence ATGAGTAATAAAAAGCAATCTACTCCTAAAATGGGCGGACCTATGGGAGGAATGAGAGGAACAGAAAAAGCAAAAGATTTTAAAGGAACAATGAAAAATCTTTTTAATTATTTAAAGCCTTATAGAATATCTATATTTATAGTGGTTATATTTGCAATAGGAAGTTCAGCATTTTCTATAGTAGGACCTAAGGTATTAGGTAAAGCTACTACTGAGATATTTGAAGGACTTATTAGAAAAGTTAGCAATCAAGGCAATGCAGGCATAGATTTTACTTATATAAGTAAAGTGCTTTTGATTTTATTAGGACTATATGTAATAAGTGCGTTATTCTCATTTGTTCAATCATTTATAGTTTCTGGAATATCTCAAAAGGTTTCATATAAATTGAGAAAAGAAATTTCAGAAAAAATAAACCGTATGCCACTTAAGTATTTTGATAAAAGAACACATGGTGAAGTACTATCAAGAGTTACAAATGATATAGATACGTTAAGTCAAAACTTAAATCAAATTATGACTCAAATTATTACTGCTGTTACAACAGTAATAGGGGTTCTTATAATGATGTTATCTATAAGTTGGCAAATGACTATAGCTTCACTATTAATATTACCTATATCTATGATAATAATAGGTTTTATTGTTAAGAACTCACAAAGCCACTTTAAATCTCAACAAAAATATTTAGGGCATGTTAATGGTCAAGTTGAAGAAACTTATGGTGGACACAATATAGTTAAAGCATTCAATAGAGAAGATGCAGCTATAGCAGAGTTTAATGAGTTAAATGATAAGTTATATGAATCTGCATGGAAATCTCAATTCCTATCTGGAATGATGATGCCGATGATGACGTTTATAGGTAACTTAGGTTATGTTTTAGTATCTATATTAGGTGGATACTTTACTATAAAGAAAACTATTCAAGTTGGGGATATACTTTCATTTATACAATATGTAAGAAGTTTTAACCAACCAATAGCTCAAACTGCACAAGTTGCAAATATAATGCAATCTATGGCAGCAGCAGCAGAAAGAGCATTTGAATTTTTAGAAGAAGAAGAAGAAATCCAAGTAAGTGATCATCCAGTTAGCGTTGAAAATATCAAAGGGGATGTTTCTTTTGATCATGTTAACTTTGGATATTCTGAAGATAAAATAATAATAAATGACTTTACAACAAATATAAAAGCAGGACAAAAAGTAGCTATAGTTGGGCCTACTGGTGCTGGTAAAACTACAGTTGTAAAATTATTAATGCGTTTTTATGATGTAAATAAAGGTGCTATACTGATAGATGGTAAAAATATAAATGATTTTAACAGAGCCGACTTACGTAGCTTATTTGGAATGGTTTTACAAGACACATGGCTATTTAATGGTAGCATAATGGAAAACATAAGATACTCTAAGCTTAATGCTACTGATGAAGAGGTTATAGCGGCATCTAAAGCAGCTCATGTGCATCACTTTGTAAAAACTCTTCCAGCAGGATATAGCATGGAATTAAATGAAGAAGCTAGTAACGTATCTCAAGGTCAAAAGCAACTTTTAACTATAGCTCGTGCGATTTTAGCAGATCCTAAAATACTTATATTAGATGAAGCTACTAGTTCAGTTGATACTCGTACAGAAGTTTTAATACAAAAAGCTATGGAAAATCTTATGGAAGGTAGAACAAGCTTTATAATAGCTCATAGATTATCAACTATAAAAGATGCAGATTTAATACTAGTTATGAAAGATGGAGATATAATTGAACAAGGAAGCCATGAAGAATTATTAAAAGATGATGGATTCTATGCATCTTTATATAATAGTCAATTTGAAGACTGTGAATAA
- the cspD gene encoding cold-shock protein CspD encodes MMNGTVKWFNNEKGFGFISVEGGDDVFVHFSAIQRDGFKSLEEGQAVNFEIVEGARGPQAANVTIAE; translated from the coding sequence ATGATGAATGGAACAGTTAAATGGTTTAATAATGAAAAAGGATTTGGATTTATATCTGTAGAAGGTGGAGATGACGTATTCGTACATTTCTCAGCTATACAAAGAGATGGATTCAAATCATTAGAAGAAGGTCAAGCAGTTAACTTTGAGATAGTTGAAGGAGCAAGAGGACCTCAAGCTGCTAACGTAACAATAGCAGAATAA
- a CDS encoding MarR family winged helix-turn-helix transcriptional regulator: MDKKDLTKTSDALFSLLIQLNNKVFNQDKMVKCSPLPPSHVKVIFYLLNNGSSSISDIASNLEISKPNMTPIIDKLLRDDLVQRTEDPNDRRIVRIALTQKALDISAEHKRRLKESLFTKLSTLSNDDLIQMQDLVSQLTNIIVKLD, translated from the coding sequence ATGGATAAAAAAGATTTAACTAAAACATCTGATGCATTATTTAGCTTGTTAATTCAACTGAATAATAAAGTGTTTAATCAAGATAAAATGGTTAAATGTTCACCTCTTCCTCCATCACATGTTAAGGTTATATTTTATTTACTTAATAACGGATCTTCATCTATATCAGATATAGCTTCTAACTTAGAAATATCTAAGCCAAATATGACGCCTATTATAGATAAACTTTTAAGAGACGACCTAGTTCAAAGAACTGAAGATCCTAATGACAGAAGAATTGTCAGAATAGCGTTAACACAAAAAGCTTTAGACATATCAGCTGAACATAAAAGAAGACTAAAGGAGTCTCTTTTCACTAAATTGTCAACGCTTTCAAATGATGATTTAATCCAAATGCAAGATTTAGTTTCTCAGCTTACTAATATAATAGTCAAGCTAGATTAG